tttcatttcattccaATATTTTTCATTCATCACATTCAATTATAAACTTTTCAGGTCACCTATGTGACTTCCACGTCGTGACTAATGCAGACTATTGTCTTGCAAAccattccaaagaaaaaaaaaatctcgaaacTCTTGGTATCTCTACTCCTTAAAAGCACGAGTGGTTCAGAATTATATAGTTGGCGGATTTTATCACATCCTTTtccaatgcaagaaaaaaaaaagagcccaggTGGATGTTGCTGCCAAGGTGGAAGTTCGTGTCGCAAAGAATGCGAGAAAGCAGTGTAGAGAAagcagagcgagagagagagagagagagagaaaccgtTTAATGAAAAGGCAGATAGCTTAGCCGAcatttaaaaatcgctggcatgctactctgtgtGGGGAAGAGAATTTGGGAGGTAAAGACGGAAGGAGACTGGTGCGGGAAAGGTTAAATTATAAACAGGAAAAAAAGGCGGATAACATAAAAAGCGGCCATTGAATGCCTGCTAAGGGGCATTGGCGAGAAATGATGAaacatatgaaatgatgaagtgcatagtctgATAAATGgactaacaaaacaaaaaaagagaaaaatccaTGCGGGCAACATGCTAGATGAAATTAGAGCTTGTCGAGATGTCCAATTTCCTTTAAAtacgcaaacaaaaagttcattgcatatgtctgttgcctagggcaggctaagggacctatAACACTGTCCATTGTTTGAGGCACTAGGGAGAGCTTTTCCATGCACTGCTCATAGTACGGACGCTCATCAGCATATGCAGATATGCAGGGCACTCAAGGAGGATATGTACCACAGATTCgatcgagccgcagttgtcacaaagcggaGTGTTCGTTTCACTGAAACGGTATTGCAAGCCGTTTGTAAACGCAACGTTTAGGTGAAGTAAGGCCACGGGATCAACCCTGGCCACGGTAGCAGCATTTGCTTGCAGGCAGAATGCAAGAACGCCattgtgctgcgcgatgtcgacGCTGAACCACAGGGGGGTTGATACCCCCTACTGGTGATTTTCACGACTCAGAGAGGGCGCCTCAATTcattattttgttctttattaagttacgcgtttcttgtgtggtcaacaacaaaagctggaaatattagtaaactttccatcttacaaaaaagagctttacGCCTAGCCTGTAAAGTCGCTTATCGGTCTCACACTGCAGGTTTATTTAAGAAGCACCATATAATTCaggtttcatcaatgtatgactacaagctatgtcgtttgtataaactctgtttacaaaaaaataatgacgccataacaagcttagcacaactagcggaaaacttccctatttataatgttcgccatcccgaagtgtggtacgtcgccaaatgcagaaccaattgtggaaatcaaatgttgaaatttttacttcccacacttctaaatcgcgtgttaaaagaaactaacattgacatatctggtatatcaccaaaagaactgcgtgaaGTGTTTGTATAATGATGCCATACACTGACCTTTTTATTTCTCTTCTATCTTTTCCTAGTGCTTTCCTCTTCGAATGATTTCGCTTAACTCGTGTATTTGTTTTGTCCAAGtgtacttccttagccgcacgttttttatgctgtccgtgtgctagggggtcagggcttctcaagctgtttcgcacagcttttacctgccctcctggtaacttttttttgttgcggaataaatttgattgattgattgattgatccaaCATGGCTATGCTACGGGGTTAGCCTAGAGAGAAGTGCGCTTGTTTTAAAACTTAAATATAAACTTGTGCTCGTTCATCGATAGTGGAAGTCGATATTGGGAGCAGGATTTTTGATGTCCAGATGAAGCCAAGGATGCGAAGAGTGCCTGACATGGAATAGGGAGGCTGTCAATTTTCTAAGTAGTGAGAGAGCGGTAGGCATTAGCAGCCCTCCTCTTTTTGTTGAGAAAAACAGTGTAGGCCGATTTTTCGGGTGAGCATTCGAGCCCTACGCCGGCAGCGTAGGATTGATTAATGTCCAAGCCTTGCTGAACGGTAGTTTCGTGACATCCTGGGTTACCACGGGCACACCAGTACATAATGTTGTCCGCATAGCTGGCATGTTGTAGATAGGGAACGGTGGCAAGTTTAGCCGGAAGATTTTTCGCTACGAAGTTCAGCAACCTCAGGGATAGAAGTGATCCTTGGGGTGTGTTCCGTTTGATTGGGACTGGCGTAGAGGGCTGATTATCTGCGTCAATGAACCAAGAAGTTTTGTACACAGCTGAATAGACAGAATCCTGGATCGGTTTCCCGAAGGTCGGCTGGAATTGTTCTGTGGGAGgaattgtcgaaagcccccttatGTACACACCCTCAGTAGTCCGTAGCTGGACAGCACTGCACTGGGTACTGCCTATACTTATTTCTATATTTGTGCAGAAACATCTTGACAGCACACGTGCACTTATGGAAGCCAGTGAGTGATGACAGTGTTCTATGTGCCACTCCAGGAGAGTGAGCACCAATCTTTCCTTAGCGTTTTCCATACGGGTAGCGAGTTATTTAGGGCGGAGGCTTGCACGTGAACTGATAGGTCTGACTGGTTGTGGTAGAATGACGTTTGCTTCTTTTCAGACTGGTGATAGGTGCCCTGCCTTTCAAACATTATATGATCTAGTGGTTTCAGCAACTTGGAGTCAGGAATGTTATGCTGTAGGTGACTTGCTTCGCACCAGGAAGAGAAGATCGCAGACTGACCCTTAGGTTAAAGGAGTGGATTTCCACTGAAGGCAAGAGGAGCAGGGGCTGCAGTGTGTCAGGCTTGCGAATAAGGTTTGCTGGAATAACGTGGCCGCAGCTTATGCAGGACAGAGCTACCTGGAGGTCAACGGAAAGggcctttgtcgtgcagtggaCGTAATTAGGCCGATGGCTATGTCGAAAGAACATGGTATCACCTCCGGGTAAATGCTCCCCGTTCTACGAAAACTTTCTTGGGTACTTCCCTCTGCATGCCACTGGCGCGATGGCGTTTCGGTGACGCTAGAGACGACCCGCAGCGCTAGCTGCAGGGGGCCCAAATGTAAAGGGAGTCAATGCATGTGGCGCCCAGACTATAGGTTCATTACTCTACTGTCCCGCTGTAACTGTACTATGCAGAATCGCATAGTTAAGGAAAGGTTGAGGTAGCCGCTGTGCTAAGGGTGTACGAAAGATGACCCCCGAATATTTTACAGTTATTGCTTTCATGAATTTTAATATGCCCTACGTGGACATAAGTCGCTTCAGAGAGCGCGAAAGACACAAACAGCCCTTAATTTTCTCATAGCGGAAATGGAAGGCAAACAAAACGAATAAACCAGAAATACGTCGCCAAGTAGTGGCAGCAGTGATATTCACGTCCTAACAAAAGCTGCGCAACAGCTTTGCTGATGGTTCAACGTAAAAGTAAATCTCGCTGATCGCCAGCATCCTGATCGAATCTGGCTTCAATGTTTATGAATTGCTTGCAGCTATGCTTCCACGTCTTGTTAAGCCGTAGAACGATCACTGCAAATTCGTTGAACATTGGGCAGGAGAACGTCATTGTCCTAGAGGTATAAAAATCGTCAGAAGAGGGACGATGCACAAGATACGAGGATGGAAGCAGATGTCAACCATATTTTTGTCggtaagaaaataaaaaaaccgCGCACTTTCTCGCGTATGAGGTGCGCCGTTACCCCCGCTGATGCGCGCGAAGTTCACAGAAACGTGCACTTCTTGGTGGGGTTCATGGGCGCCCCCGGGCGGCACCTGTAGGCGGCCGCAAACTCGGCGCTGTTCATGAGGGGCACGTTGCAGCGCAGGCTCTTGGGCGAGTAGTAGGGCGAGCTAAGCTCCACCCTGGCCGAGCACCACTTGTGGCACGAGGCGAGGAAGAAGAGCTGGTCGTTGGCGAAGCCCCGCACGCCGGAGGCGTCGCCGCCTCGCGCCACGACCCGCCGGTAGGCTGCGAACGTGTGCTCGAAGCCGCTGTTGTCGGCGAAGTCCTCGGACAACGTGAGCGAGGTGGGCTCGCGGTAGTGGTTGGACGCCTCGCTGTACTGGCGCACCAGGCACTCGAGGCGGCTGATGAAGCGCACCCGGGAGGCCTCCGAAAACCAGTTCACCTGTTTCGCGGGAGACagtgaaaaggaaaaggaaaacatATGCATATGCACTCTCGAAAGGCTGAGCACTACCGCAGCCGAAATGAATTCCCATTGATCACTGATAGTCCATAAAAGCCCGCGTATTCTGCCTAAGCTAAGTATCTTCATCTTCTACTCCTTCCTATCCTTATTCGATGACCACGTGGGTAACATGGATGACATATAGATAACCTGTATGCAGCAGTGGATGACCTTTTTGGGACTGGTGGTTGTGCCTGTGTCCCAAAAGGACTAACATCAGTAGTAATTTCAGTCCCTCATAcccgacaattctggacaaaagcatttttgagcctTAAACCGCATATAAAAGCATTTctttcatataatgtaatatGTAACTATAACCatcgatatatccgcagatcatctgacggcagtcttgcatttttttttctatgaacgtttttgctattgtcagaAGCGTTCATTATGATAAATCCAGGTGCTCAGGGGACACagcgttgtttgtgagcgcctggatttatcataatgaacgtataccaactagctcagttttctgccctgtttcaaaagcgttccccattggttttcaatggTAGTTTAACTGTTCGATACGATCGgtggaaacacttcaaaagaaacattttgctacatatcagaagaatggaccattaccttcaatatttccataacagtgtcttacaattttccaattttcaaaaattttctccGAGAATTTTGGACATGACTGTCAaaacgctgggtgcatctgctgCTGCTATGCCCTCTCAGCTATTGCCCATACATGCCTTCAGATTGAGgttattttttccttcattttttagtTCTTCCGAGAACATCCTGATAACAGGATAAACTATACGTAAACTGCTGACATCAATCACTTACATTTTAGGGAGATATGGTTGTGCCAGAGTTAGGTgtgcggacgagattaagaagtttgcggggatacggcggccgcatctgacacaggacagggttaattggagagatattgggagaggtctttgccccacagtgggcgtagtcatgctgatgatgatggttgtGTCAGTGTATACTGAGTCCGCAGAGGAACAAACAAACATCTTTAGTGATTTCAGTCCCTACTGGGTTAGAGCTTAAAGTTTGTTTCGTCTGTGTCTGTGCCCCCTTCCTTCAACGCGGAAGCCCTACCCTACCCTACTAAAGAGTAGGGTAGAGATCCCACCTTGACCCCGGTCTGGTCCATGTTCCCCATGAAGGGGTCGAAGACGTGCGTGATCTCGTGGCCGACCACGTGGCCGAGGCCCCCAAAGCGCGCCGCCGCCGGCATAGAGCGCGCGAAGTAGGGCGGGAACTGGATCGAGGGCATGATGAACATCACGTGGTAGACGAACATGTAGAACGCGTTCACCGGTATGGGCTGCGCGTGCAGGTACAGCTCGCGGTTGATGGAGCGGTTGCCGCGGCCTCCGCGCAGCAGCCGCTTGGACGGCACCAGGGCCGCGCGCAGGGACTCCAGGTACGTGCGCAGAAACGGGCTCCTGCACAGGACGAGAGAAGTGCGAACAAGAAAGATAGTTCAATTTCAACTTGGAAGCACCTTTGGTTTATGCGCTGTTGACCACAATATGCAAAACAAAGCTAAAGTGCTGTTCTGGCAAGCATAGTACAGCCACCTTCAGGTACAAATGCTTGTCCTCTGAGACTTGTCCGCCTGGTCGCATAGCCTACATGCTAAAGAGGCTTTCATGtaattttcatgttttgttcgaaAATGAATTGTGAAATAACTTTGACACTCTAAGTGCTCTGTCTGCGTACGGTAGACAAGGTTAAACATGAATATAAACTGGCTGCACCGGCTGACGCCGTAGTCCGCCTGAATACTCACGACGGCCAACCCAAGCTTCTCAGTCATATAAGAACTCCCCAAAGGGCCCATGAATCAAACTCAGGCGGTTTCAATGAGCTGAAAATCGGAGGTAAGTTGACTGTTGCAACGCTCGTTGACAGCGACTAGAACTGTGAATGAGCTATTGGTTCCAGCATGGCTGATAAGCGACTGGGTGTCAACAACACCAACAAAACAGACGTCCTAAAAGAAGGGCATACATATAATACTTTGACATATgaaaaaaatatctacatttcAGCGTTGCTAAAGTAAGGTCGTCGAATAGTGCCATTTTCGTTTTCCACTCTATGCTGGCGCCTTCATCTGGTAACTTCCGAGAAATGGCCGTAGTTAAAGAAACCCTAAAATGATTTCGATGGCATaatctagtgcaacagatctgtagaggagGTCTTTTGTGGGTATTTGAGTTAAATTTTAAAGCTCTGCGTGAACcctataattaaaaaaaaattaaaaccgctgctcgcagtagctcgcaaccgattagggccaCACACCTCTCCGCGCGTCCCCTACCtcaatgacgtcagtgggcagaagatCCAGCCTTCATATTCGCCCAGTCTGCTCGCTGACGTCATCGGAGTTAATGGACGCTTGACTGTGGGGTGTCATCCTAATCGGTTGCGAGGTACTGCGAGCAGCGGTTTTTAAAAATCATTTCTAAACTACAGGGCTCACGCAgaactttcaaatttgactcgaatacccacagaGACCTCTGCTACAGATCTCAtcatttcagagtccctttaataGAGAGGTTTTGAAGTGGAGTTTCGGAACTGAATGATCAAAGAGCTCCGCAGCCAACTATGATGCCAGCGAAGGGGGCGTGCCGAGTAATCAGACTCACCTGAACTTGGGCAGGTAGGAGTAGTGGGCGTCGATGGCCTCTGCCGAGGACAGCTCCTTGGGGAAGGCGACGATCTCGTGCAGCGAGGAGAGCTTGTTGACGGCCTCGCGCCGCGTCGCGTCTTCCATCCAGGACAGGTTCCGAAAGGCCCGCAGGGACGACTCGCGAATCGCGTTCACCATGTGGTCGGCTGTCTTGAGCGCTCCAGCCGGCAGGAACTTGGCGAAGAAGAAGTGCGCCAGCGCGAAGGGCGCCATCTCGGAGACGCGGCCGATGCACGACTCCAGGTAGGTGACGGCCATCTGCGACTCGCTCGTCTCGCCCATCAGCGCCTTGGCGAGGCTGTACGAGGCCAGGGGCAGCAGCGCGCGCACCACGTGCCAGCCGAGGAACAGGCGCAGCCGGTCGGGATCGCGCCCGTACTTGCCCAGGAAGCGGCCGGCGACGGCCAGGTAGGCGGTGCCGATGATGTACAGCTCGTTGGTGGCGCTCATCTGGACATCCTCCGGAAGATGCCGGTTGATGGCCTCCAGCCACTTCTCGGAGGAGACGCGGCCGGCACTCAGGTCACCGAGCTCCTGCAAGGACAGTGTGCGGTCGCGTGATGTCACGTCATGTGGGGTTATGTCGTGTCACGTCATGCGCCTGTGTTCTTGTATCAGTGTATGTAGCTCAGGCACGTATTCAAAGGGTAGAAGTGAGCCCTCAAACCCATTAGAAATCAACTTGACACCTCCATCCAGTTTACTCTGCTCGACACAAAAAAAAGTTATCTTGGGCCCCTCTCGTGAAATATTTCTGGCCACGTGTCTGATGTAGTTGCATCGGGGCAAGAATATAATCTGAGCTAGATAGTACATGTTTCTACTAAGAACTGAGGTTTATTGtcaagcatttgccacttcggcTTAGTGGCTGTGGCGTCCGGCTGCATAGCCCAACGTGGGATGGAAACCTGGCAGCAGCcgccgcatttagatggaggcgaaatgcaacacACCCGTTTGCTGCGCGACGCAAGTGCACGTAAATGAGTACtgtgtggttgaaattattccgtagcactccactgcggcgtctcacTCTATGTGCATCACTGGGACGTTAAATTCCGCATACGTTTATTGTCAAGACACGTATGACGTGTGCACTGTGTATGAGTCTTCTTTCCTCTTTTCTACGCACTAAGTAATTTCGACCACGGCAAACATTGCTGTAAAAGACTTGTTTTACGCATTTGAAATCTTACCTGGAACTGCGAGTAGCCGATGAGGTCTTTCTCCTTGAACTCGAAGTACATGGACATGAGGTCCGTGTCCATCTGGACCGTGTCTTCGACCAGGGCCGTGTAGTCCTGTGACGGATTGCCCATCGTCCCGGCGAGGTGCAGCAGCGTCCTGCCCAGAGTTGCTCCCTGCAGATGAAGCGCCCGATGCTGGAACCAGAGCATTAGGCCCGGGTTCTGGCTCAGAGACAGGATGAGCCGGTCGTCCTGCTTGAAGTTGGGCACCAGCTTGACCTGGGGGCGTGTTCATGAAGGCAGACTGTCATACCAGCACTATCCTCGCTGCTCAAAACTTTTTAAATTCAGACGCGCCTCAGGACCTGACCCGACGCGCTGGCCCAGTgactagggcgctcggctactaagccggagttcccggagccgaaccctgccgcggcggccgcgtttcgacggaggcgaaacgcaaaaggcgcccgtgtggtgtgggatgtcagtgcacgtcaaagatccccagatggtcgaaattattccggggccatCCGCTACGACAcctttttcttactttcttcgctatctcctttatccctccccttactatgcggttcagatgtccacagagatgtgagacagatactgcaccatttcctcagGACCTGACCTCAACgctgtcaatgtaaatgaaaagCTTATTAAATTGGTAAAACGCACTgaaaacgcacgcacacaccgaGGCAGGAAGAGGACATGGGACAAGTGCTTGCCCCTTCTTTTCCGCCTCTCTCTGTGTATGTCCTGCCAGTGTGGTTTAGCATCTTATATTCCACAAACCTCTGTCCTTTGCGGACAAGTTCAGTTGTGCCTGCAAATTGTGCAAGAAATTCACATTTCAAAAACTGACAGAACCCAACGTGCAAAGCCAGGCTGTAGACAAGCGCTCCAATGACAAAAGATCTCTACTGAGGACCTCTGCAACATTgcaggaaggaaaactcaggaagGAGCTTGGATATAAAGCTTCAATGATCaacttcttttattattttttagccTAAAAAACCAACTTAGCCTAACGACTTTAAACCTCTGATTTTTGCCGAGGTTGAAGTGCTCGAATGGTCCACGGCGTCGGTGCTGCCGTTGGTGgcgataatgataataataattgggttttggggaaaggaaattgcgcaggatctgtctcatatatcgttggacacctgacccacgccgtaaaggaagggataaaggagggagtgaaagacgaaaggaagaaagaggtgccgtagtggagggctccggaataatttagaccaccttgggatctttaacatgcactgacatcgcacagcacacgggcgccttggcgtttttcctccataaaaacgccgccgccgcggtcgggttcgcacccgggaactccggatcagtagtcgagcgccctaaccacttagccaccgggGCGGGACTTTGGTGGTGCTGCGGTTGCCTCATAGCACAAAGGTGACTGCGCAAACACTAGGGCAAAATCACCAGGACTCCTTGCATGAGTAAGCGCATCCTTCACGTCATTGCTTGTGTTTGCA
This portion of the Amblyomma americanum isolate KBUSLIRL-KWMA chromosome 10, ASM5285725v1, whole genome shotgun sequence genome encodes:
- the LOC144108063 gene encoding neprilysin-1-like; translated protein: MAMDASVDPCADFYQFACGRWSKVHPIDTNQFTSLQRKIFFSLYTDIRRQSLFAPQSRAGEKSAQALRMCEDIFVNREENLEGLRAFLSDHQLGWPDAPSDSQFDVLDALVGLGLDADVHIFFQVKLVPNFKQDDRLILSLSQNPGLMLWFQHRALHLQGATLGRTLLHLAGTMGNPSQDYTALVEDTVQMDTDLMSMYFEFKEKDLIGYSQFQELGDLSAGRVSSEKWLEAINRHLPEDVQMSATNELYIIGTAYLAVAGRFLGKYGRDPDRLRLFLGWHVVRALLPLASYSLAKALMGETSESQMAVTYLESCIGRVSEMAPFALAHFFFAKFLPAGALKTADHMVNAIRESSLRAFRNLSWMEDATRREAVNKLSSLHEIVAFPKELSSAEAIDAHYSYLPKFRSPFLRTYLESLRAALVPSKRLLRGGRGNRSINRELYLHAQPIPVNAFYMFVYHVMFIMPSIQFPPYFARSMPAAARFGGLGHVVGHEITHVFDPFMGNMDQTGVKVNWFSEASRVRFISRLECLVRQYSEASNHYREPTSLTLSEDFADNSGFEHTFAAYRRVVARGGDASGVRGFANDQLFFLASCHKWCSARVELSSPYYSPKSLRCNVPLMNSAEFAAAYRCRPGAPMNPTKKCTFL